In Yersinia enterocolitica subsp. enterocolitica, one DNA window encodes the following:
- the adhE gene encoding bifunctional acetaldehyde-CoA/alcohol dehydrogenase, with amino-acid sequence MAVTNVAELNELVARVKKAQREYANFTQEQVDKIFRAAALAAADARIPLAKLAVEESGMGIVEDKVIKNHFASEYIYNAYKDEKTCGILEEDKTFGTITIAEPIGLICGIVPTTNPTSTAIFKALISLKTRNGIVFSPHPRAKDATNKAADIVLQAAIAAGAPADIIGWIDAPTVELSNQLMHHPDINLILATGGPGMVKAAYSSGKPAIGVGAGNTPVVVDETADIKRVVASILMSKTFDNGVICASEQSIIVVDSVYDAVRERFASHGGYLLQGKELKAVQDIILKNGGLNAAIVGQPATKIAEMAGIKVPANTKILIGEVKVVDESEPFAHEKLSPTLAMYRAKSFEDAVEKAEKLVEMGGIGHTSCLYTDQDNQPARVKYFGDKMKTARILINTPASHGGIGDLYNFKVAPSLTLGCGSWGGNSISENVGPKHLINKKTVAKRAENMLWHKLPKSIYFRRGSLPIALEEVATDGAKRAFIVTDRYLFNNGYADQITSVLKSHGIETEVFFEVEADPTLSIVRKGAEQMNSFKPDVIIALGGGSPMDAAKIMWVMYEHPETHFEELALRFMDIRKRIYKFPKMGVKAKMIAVTTTSGTGSEVTPFAVVTDDATGQKYPLADYALTPDMAIVDANLVMNMPKSLCAFGGLDAVTHALEAYVSVLANEYSDGQALQALKLLKEFLPASYHEGAKNPVARERVHNAATIAGIAFANAFLGVCHSMAHKLGSEFHIPHGLANAMLISNVIRYNANDNPTKQTAFSQYDRPQARRRYAEIADHLGLSAPGDRTAQKIQKLLAWLDEIKADLGIPASIREAGVQEADFLAKVDKLSEDAFDDQCTGANPRYPLISELKQILMDTYYGREFSEELDREEVAVATPAPKAEKKAKK; translated from the coding sequence ATGGCTGTAACGAATGTCGCTGAACTTAACGAGCTAGTAGCACGCGTCAAGAAAGCCCAGCGCGAGTATGCCAACTTCACTCAAGAGCAGGTTGATAAAATCTTCCGCGCCGCAGCTCTGGCTGCTGCAGATGCCCGTATCCCTCTGGCTAAATTAGCTGTAGAAGAATCAGGCATGGGTATTGTGGAAGACAAAGTGATCAAAAACCACTTTGCTTCTGAATACATTTACAATGCTTACAAAGATGAAAAGACTTGTGGCATTCTGGAAGAAGATAAAACCTTTGGTACTATCACCATCGCTGAACCTATCGGTTTGATTTGCGGTATCGTGCCAACGACCAACCCAACCTCTACTGCTATCTTCAAGGCGTTAATTAGCCTGAAGACCCGTAACGGTATCGTATTCTCTCCACATCCTCGTGCAAAAGACGCAACCAATAAAGCCGCAGATATCGTGCTTCAAGCCGCTATCGCAGCAGGTGCGCCAGCCGATATTATTGGTTGGATTGATGCCCCTACCGTTGAGTTATCGAACCAACTGATGCATCACCCAGACATTAACCTGATTCTGGCGACCGGTGGTCCCGGCATGGTTAAAGCAGCTTACAGTTCTGGTAAGCCAGCTATCGGTGTTGGTGCTGGTAACACGCCAGTAGTTGTTGATGAAACAGCAGATATCAAACGTGTAGTCGCCTCTATCCTGATGTCTAAAACCTTTGATAACGGCGTAATCTGTGCGTCAGAGCAGTCCATCATCGTCGTTGACTCAGTTTATGACGCTGTCCGTGAGCGCTTCGCTTCACACGGTGGCTACCTGTTACAAGGCAAAGAACTGAAAGCTGTTCAGGATATCATCCTGAAAAATGGTGGCCTGAACGCCGCTATCGTGGGTCAGCCAGCAACTAAAATTGCTGAAATGGCCGGCATTAAAGTTCCTGCTAATACCAAGATTCTTATCGGCGAAGTTAAAGTTGTTGATGAATCAGAGCCATTCGCTCACGAAAAACTGTCTCCTACTTTGGCGATGTATCGTGCGAAGAGCTTCGAAGACGCAGTTGAAAAAGCAGAAAAACTGGTGGAAATGGGCGGTATCGGCCATACATCTTGCCTGTATACAGACCAGGATAATCAGCCAGCGCGCGTTAAGTATTTCGGCGATAAAATGAAAACCGCCCGAATCTTAATCAACACGCCTGCCTCTCATGGTGGTATCGGTGACCTGTATAACTTCAAAGTAGCGCCGTCTCTGACGCTGGGTTGCGGTTCTTGGGGGGGTAACTCCATCTCTGAAAACGTCGGTCCGAAACACTTGATCAACAAGAAAACTGTGGCTAAGCGAGCAGAAAACATGTTGTGGCATAAACTCCCGAAATCTATTTACTTCCGCCGAGGCTCTCTGCCTATCGCGTTGGAAGAAGTGGCAACTGACGGTGCAAAACGTGCCTTCATCGTGACTGACCGCTACCTGTTCAACAACGGTTATGCCGATCAAATCACCAGCGTACTGAAATCTCACGGTATCGAAACTGAAGTCTTCTTCGAAGTAGAAGCAGACCCTACCCTGAGCATCGTACGTAAAGGTGCAGAGCAGATGAACTCCTTCAAACCAGACGTGATCATCGCGCTGGGTGGTGGTTCACCGATGGATGCTGCCAAAATCATGTGGGTGATGTACGAACATCCTGAAACTCACTTCGAAGAACTGGCATTGCGCTTTATGGATATCCGTAAACGTATTTACAAGTTCCCGAAAATGGGCGTGAAAGCGAAAATGATCGCCGTCACTACCACATCAGGTACCGGTTCAGAAGTCACGCCATTTGCCGTAGTTACTGACGATGCGACAGGCCAGAAATATCCATTGGCTGACTATGCATTGACACCAGATATGGCAATCGTTGATGCCAACCTGGTTATGAATATGCCTAAGTCTCTGTGTGCCTTCGGTGGACTGGACGCAGTGACCCATGCTCTGGAAGCGTATGTTTCTGTATTGGCAAACGAATACTCTGACGGTCAGGCTCTGCAAGCGCTGAAACTGCTGAAAGAATTCCTGCCAGCCAGTTATCACGAAGGGGCAAAAAATCCGGTTGCACGTGAACGCGTTCACAACGCCGCGACCATTGCCGGTATCGCTTTTGCTAACGCCTTCTTGGGTGTCTGTCACTCAATGGCCCATAAACTGGGTTCTGAGTTCCACATCCCACACGGCCTGGCAAACGCCATGTTGATTTCTAACGTTATCCGCTATAACGCGAATGACAACCCAACCAAACAGACTGCTTTCAGCCAGTATGACCGCCCACAAGCGCGTCGTCGCTATGCTGAAATTGCAGACCATCTGGGTCTGAGTGCTCCGGGCGACCGTACCGCACAGAAAATCCAGAAATTGCTGGCTTGGTTAGATGAAATCAAAGCTGATTTGGGCATCCCGGCGTCAATTCGTGAAGCTGGCGTTCAAGAAGCAGACTTCCTGGCTAAAGTAGACAAATTGTCTGAAGATGCATTCGATGACCAGTGTACAGGTGCTAACCCACGCTACCCACTGATCTCTGAGCTGAAACAGATCCTGATGGATA
- a CDS encoding YchE family NAAT transporter — protein sequence MSQSLLDLSGYIKFFVGLFALVNPVGILPVFISMTSYQAAAGRDKTNLTANLSVAIILWISLFLGDAILKIFGISIDSFRIAGGILVVSIAMSMISGKLGEDKQNKQEKTETAVRESIGVVPLALPLMAGPGAISSTIVWSSRYHSWQNLMGLTVAIALFAFCCWLLFRAAPLLVRLLGQTGINVITRIMGLLLMALGIEFIVTGIKAIFPGLL from the coding sequence GTGAGTCAATCTCTGTTGGACCTTTCAGGTTACATCAAGTTTTTTGTTGGCTTATTTGCGCTGGTGAACCCGGTGGGTATTTTGCCAGTATTTATCAGTATGACCAGCTATCAGGCAGCAGCAGGGCGGGATAAAACCAACCTAACTGCCAACCTGTCGGTGGCAATTATTTTATGGATTTCGCTATTTCTTGGCGATGCCATTCTAAAAATATTTGGTATTTCTATTGATTCATTTCGTATTGCTGGCGGGATCTTGGTGGTGAGTATTGCCATGTCAATGATCAGCGGTAAGCTGGGTGAAGATAAACAGAACAAGCAGGAAAAAACAGAAACTGCGGTGCGTGAAAGTATTGGCGTCGTCCCATTGGCATTACCATTGATGGCAGGGCCGGGTGCGATCAGTTCAACTATCGTTTGGAGTTCTCGCTATCACAGTTGGCAGAACTTAATGGGGTTAACTGTCGCGATTGCGCTTTTTGCATTCTGTTGTTGGTTATTGTTCCGGGCTGCACCATTATTGGTTCGATTACTCGGTCAAACTGGTATTAACGTTATTACACGTATTATGGGTTTACTGCTGATGGCATTGGGTATCGAATTCATAGTAACCGGCATCAAAGCTATTTTCCCTGGTTTGCTTTAA
- a CDS encoding ABC transporter substrate-binding protein, with translation MQRKFKQRPLAIIGTILGLSFSAGSMAVAVPPGVELALDQSITINNGSEVASLDPHKVEGNPETNIIMNLLEGLVSNDANGHIIPAVASHWDNDGYKVWTFHLRDDAVWSDGTPVTAQDFVYSWQRLANPKIGSPYASYLQYAQIENVDAVLKGVKKPDELGVKALDANTLQVTLTEPVPYFISMLSHTSMKPVKRDVVEKYGDKWTLPQNFVGNGAYKLKDWVVNERIVLERSPTYWNNKETVINKATFLPISSEVSDINRYRSGEIDITNSAIPPHLFAKMKKDLPAQVHVSPYLCTFYYEINNEKAPFTDARVRTAIKLTLDRDIIATKIMGQGQIPAYGFTPTFTEGANFVLPEWASWPQEKRNAEAKKLLAEAGFNAENPLKFNLLYNTSDQNKQQAIAAASMWQKNLGATVTLQNQEWKTSLESRHQGQFDVARATWCGDYNEPTAFLNMLLSNSSNNTFFYKNPDFDALLAKTLAAPDVKARTALYQQAENLLDKDSAMVPVYYRVSVRLIRPTVGGYSGKDPQDLIDLKNLYIRQVQ, from the coding sequence ATGCAAAGAAAGTTTAAACAGCGACCACTGGCAATAATTGGCACTATTTTGGGTTTATCTTTTTCGGCTGGATCAATGGCGGTAGCGGTTCCTCCGGGCGTAGAATTAGCGCTAGATCAGAGTATTACTATTAATAATGGTTCCGAAGTTGCCTCTTTAGACCCACATAAGGTTGAGGGAAATCCTGAAACCAATATTATTATGAATCTGCTGGAAGGGCTGGTGAGTAATGATGCGAATGGTCATATCATTCCTGCCGTCGCGAGTCATTGGGATAATGACGGCTATAAAGTCTGGACTTTCCATTTACGTGATGACGCGGTGTGGAGTGATGGCACACCCGTCACAGCGCAGGACTTTGTTTATAGCTGGCAGCGTTTGGCTAATCCTAAAATAGGCTCTCCGTACGCCAGTTATTTACAGTATGCCCAAATTGAGAATGTTGACGCGGTGCTAAAAGGCGTCAAAAAACCAGATGAATTAGGGGTAAAAGCATTAGATGCCAACACCTTGCAAGTTACGTTAACCGAACCTGTCCCTTACTTTATTAGCATGTTGTCACACACCTCAATGAAGCCGGTTAAGCGTGATGTTGTTGAGAAATATGGCGATAAATGGACGCTGCCACAAAATTTTGTCGGTAATGGAGCCTATAAATTAAAAGACTGGGTGGTTAATGAGCGTATTGTGCTCGAACGCAGTCCGACTTATTGGAATAATAAAGAAACTGTCATCAATAAAGCGACTTTCTTACCGATCAGTTCTGAAGTGAGTGATATCAATCGCTACCGTAGTGGTGAAATTGATATTACCAACAGCGCCATTCCTCCCCATCTGTTTGCCAAAATGAAAAAAGACCTGCCAGCACAGGTTCATGTCAGCCCGTATCTTTGTACTTTTTATTACGAAATTAATAATGAAAAAGCGCCGTTCACTGACGCAAGGGTCAGAACAGCGATTAAGTTAACGCTCGATCGCGACATTATTGCCACCAAAATTATGGGGCAAGGGCAGATCCCTGCTTATGGTTTTACCCCAACATTTACCGAGGGCGCAAATTTTGTTTTACCTGAATGGGCAAGTTGGCCGCAGGAAAAACGTAATGCCGAGGCGAAGAAGTTACTTGCAGAAGCCGGTTTTAATGCTGAAAACCCATTAAAGTTTAATTTGCTCTACAACACCTCAGATCAAAATAAACAACAAGCTATTGCTGCAGCATCCATGTGGCAAAAGAATCTCGGTGCTACTGTTACCTTACAGAATCAGGAATGGAAAACATCGTTAGAAAGTCGCCATCAGGGCCAGTTTGATGTTGCCAGAGCAACATGGTGTGGCGATTACAACGAACCAACAGCATTCCTCAATATGCTGTTATCAAACAGCAGCAATAATACCTTCTTCTATAAAAACCCAGATTTTGATGCATTATTAGCCAAAACGTTGGCAGCACCTGATGTTAAAGCCCGTACCGCTTTGTACCAGCAAGCAGAGAATTTGTTGGACAAGGATTCGGCGATGGTGCCGGTATATTACCGTGTCAGTGTGCGGCTTATTAGGCCAACAGTGGGGGGATATAGCGGTAAAGATCCGCAAGATTTAATTGATTTAAAAAATCTTTATATTCGTCAGGTACAGTAG
- the oppA gene encoding oligopeptide ABC transporter substrate-binding protein OppA: MTNITKKSLLAAGIVAALGMTVVGNTFAANVPAGVQLAEKQVLVRNNGSEPQSLDPHKIEGVPESNISRDLLEGLVINDPNGKILPGVAESWDNKDFKVWTFHLRKDAKWSNGDPVTAQDFVYSWQRLSDPKTVSPYASYVQYAHIANIDDIITGKKSPDTLGVKALDDHTLEVTLSEPVPYLEKLLAHPSMSPVNKTVIEKFGEKWTQPQNFVGNGAYKLKDWVVNERIVLERSPTYWDNAKTVINQVTYLPISSEVTDVNRYRSGEIDMTYNNMPIELFQKLKKEIPQEVHVDPYLCTYYYEINNQKAPFTDARVREALKLGMDRDIIVNKVKNQGDLPAYGFTPPYTSGAELTPPEWFSWTQEKRNEVAKKLLAEAGYTKDKPLTFNLLYNTSDLHKKLAIAAASIWKKNLGVDVKLENQEWKTFLDTRHQGTFDVARAGWCADYNEPSSFLNMMLSDSSNNTVHYKSPAFDKLIGDTLKVQTEKERAGLYQQAEVLLDKDSAIVPLFYYVNARLVKPYVGGYTGKDPLDNMHVKDLYIIKH; encoded by the coding sequence ATGACCAACATCACGAAAAAAAGTCTCCTGGCCGCAGGCATTGTGGCTGCTTTGGGTATGACGGTTGTAGGAAATACTTTTGCAGCCAATGTACCTGCAGGTGTACAGCTGGCGGAGAAGCAAGTTTTAGTTCGCAATAATGGTTCCGAGCCTCAGTCATTAGACCCACATAAAATCGAAGGTGTACCTGAATCAAATATCTCTCGTGATCTGTTAGAAGGGTTGGTTATTAATGATCCTAACGGCAAGATCCTGCCGGGTGTAGCGGAAAGTTGGGATAATAAAGACTTTAAAGTGTGGACGTTCCATCTGCGTAAAGATGCTAAATGGTCAAATGGTGACCCTGTAACGGCTCAAGATTTTGTTTATAGCTGGCAGCGCCTGTCTGATCCTAAAACTGTTTCTCCGTATGCAAGCTATGTGCAATATGCACATATCGCTAATATCGACGATATTATCACCGGTAAAAAATCACCTGATACCTTGGGTGTAAAAGCTCTGGATGACCATACTCTAGAAGTGACGCTGAGTGAGCCGGTTCCTTATTTGGAAAAATTGTTAGCTCATCCTTCTATGTCTCCGGTGAACAAAACTGTTATTGAGAAGTTTGGCGAGAAGTGGACGCAGCCACAAAACTTTGTCGGTAACGGTGCCTATAAGTTGAAAGATTGGGTCGTTAACGAACGTATCGTGTTAGAGCGCAGCCCAACTTATTGGGATAATGCGAAGACCGTTATTAATCAGGTTACATACTTGCCAATCTCTTCTGAAGTGACTGACGTTAACCGCTATCGTAGCGGCGAAATCGACATGACTTATAACAACATGCCGATTGAATTATTCCAGAAACTGAAAAAAGAGATCCCACAAGAAGTGCATGTTGACCCCTATCTGTGCACCTATTACTACGAAATCAACAACCAAAAAGCACCATTCACTGATGCCCGTGTCCGTGAAGCCCTGAAACTGGGTATGGATCGCGATATTATCGTCAACAAAGTGAAAAACCAGGGTGATTTACCGGCTTATGGTTTCACCCCGCCATACACCAGTGGTGCCGAGTTGACACCGCCAGAATGGTTCAGCTGGACACAAGAAAAACGCAATGAAGTGGCTAAAAAGTTGCTGGCTGAAGCCGGTTACACTAAAGATAAACCACTCACCTTCAATCTGTTATACAACACTTCTGATCTGCATAAGAAACTGGCCATCGCGGCGGCATCTATCTGGAAGAAAAACTTGGGTGTTGACGTGAAGTTAGAAAATCAAGAGTGGAAAACCTTCCTTGATACCCGCCATCAAGGGACTTTCGATGTCGCTCGTGCTGGCTGGTGTGCTGACTATAACGAACCTTCTTCATTCCTGAATATGATGCTATCTGACAGCAGCAATAACACCGTGCATTATAAGAGCCCGGCGTTTGATAAGCTGATTGGCGATACGCTGAAAGTTCAAACCGAGAAAGAGCGTGCTGGTTTGTACCAACAAGCTGAAGTCCTGTTGGATAAAGATTCTGCAATTGTACCGTTGTTCTATTACGTGAATGCCCGTTTAGTGAAACCTTATGTCGGTGGTTATACCGGTAAGGATCCACTGGATAATATGCACGTTAAAGATCTTTATATTATCAAGCACTAA
- the oppB gene encoding oligopeptide ABC transporter permease OppB — protein sequence MLKFILRRCLEAIPTLFILITISFFMMRLAPGSPFTGERNLPPEVMANIEAKYHLNDPVYKQYFNYLGQLAQGDLGPSFKYKDYTVNELVSASFPVSAKLGLAAFLLAVILGVSAGVIAALNQNTKWDYTVMGFAMTGVVIPSFVVAPLLVLVFAIILKWLPGGGWNGGAPKFIILPMVALSLAYIASIARITRGSMIEVLHSNFIRTARAKGLPLRTIVLRHALKPALLPVLSYMGPAFVGIITGSMVIETIFGLPGIGQLFVNGALNRDYSLVLSLTILVGALTILFNAIVDVLYAVIDPKIRY from the coding sequence ATGTTAAAATTTATTCTACGCCGCTGTCTGGAAGCAATTCCGACACTTTTTATTTTGATTACCATCTCATTCTTCATGATGCGTCTCGCCCCAGGCAGCCCATTCACTGGCGAACGTAATCTTCCACCCGAAGTGATGGCAAATATTGAGGCGAAATATCACCTCAATGACCCAGTTTATAAACAGTATTTCAATTACTTGGGTCAACTGGCGCAAGGTGATCTTGGGCCTTCCTTCAAATACAAAGACTACACAGTCAATGAGTTGGTCTCAGCTTCGTTTCCAGTTTCAGCAAAACTGGGGCTTGCGGCATTCCTACTGGCAGTGATTTTAGGTGTCAGTGCCGGAGTTATTGCTGCGCTGAACCAAAATACCAAGTGGGATTATACCGTCATGGGGTTTGCCATGACCGGAGTGGTTATTCCGAGTTTCGTCGTTGCTCCTCTGTTAGTCCTGGTTTTTGCCATTATATTAAAATGGCTGCCCGGTGGCGGTTGGAACGGCGGCGCACCGAAATTTATTATTTTGCCGATGGTGGCGCTGTCATTGGCTTATATCGCCAGTATCGCGCGTATTACCCGTGGCTCAATGATTGAAGTTCTGCATTCCAACTTTATTCGTACTGCGCGGGCCAAGGGTTTGCCACTGCGAACGATTGTATTACGTCATGCGTTAAAGCCTGCGTTGTTACCTGTCTTATCCTATATGGGGCCAGCATTTGTTGGCATTATCACCGGCTCAATGGTCATTGAAACCATTTTTGGTTTGCCGGGTATTGGTCAGTTGTTTGTCAACGGAGCGTTAAACCGCGATTACTCACTGGTCCTGAGTCTGACCATTTTGGTAGGCGCATTAACCATTTTATTCAATGCGATTGTTGACGTGTTATATGCCGTTATCGATCCGAAAATCCGTTACTAG
- the oppC gene encoding oligopeptide ABC transporter permease OppC, whose product MMLSKKNSEALEVFSEKLEVEGRSLWQDARRRFVHNRAAITSLVILMLITLFVIFAPMLAQFSYADTDWGMMSAAPDIESGHYFGTDSSGRDLLVRVAIGGRISLMVGVAAALVAVVVGTLYGSLSGYLGGKVDSLMMRLLEILNSFPFMFFVILLVTFFGQNILLIFVAIGMVSWLDMARIVRGQTLSLKRKEFIEAALVGGVSTRNIVLRHIVPNVLGVVVVYASLLVPSMILFESFLSFLGLGTQEPLSSWGALLSDGANSMEVSPWLLMFPAGFLVVTLFCFNFIGDGLRDALDPKDR is encoded by the coding sequence ATTATGTTAAGCAAGAAAAATAGCGAAGCTCTGGAAGTTTTCAGTGAAAAACTGGAAGTTGAAGGGCGTAGCCTTTGGCAGGATGCCCGCCGCCGCTTTGTTCATAACCGCGCGGCGATCACCAGTTTGGTGATCCTGATGTTAATTACTTTATTTGTCATTTTTGCCCCGATGTTAGCTCAGTTTTCCTATGCCGATACTGACTGGGGCATGATGTCAGCGGCACCCGATATTGAGTCCGGACACTACTTTGGTACGGATTCATCTGGCCGCGACTTATTGGTACGCGTAGCGATTGGTGGACGCATCTCATTGATGGTGGGTGTTGCTGCGGCCTTGGTTGCCGTGGTGGTTGGCACCTTATATGGATCGTTATCAGGCTATCTGGGTGGGAAAGTCGACTCACTGATGATGCGTTTGCTGGAGATTCTTAACTCATTCCCCTTCATGTTCTTCGTCATTTTGCTGGTGACTTTTTTTGGTCAGAATATTTTACTGATATTTGTCGCGATCGGTATGGTCTCCTGGCTGGATATGGCACGTATTGTGCGTGGGCAGACATTAAGTCTGAAACGCAAAGAGTTCATCGAAGCGGCGTTGGTGGGCGGTGTTTCCACGCGTAATATTGTGTTGCGCCATATCGTACCAAACGTGTTGGGCGTGGTTGTGGTATACGCCTCATTACTGGTTCCTAGCATGATTTTGTTTGAATCATTCCTGAGCTTCTTAGGGTTAGGGACGCAAGAGCCGCTGAGTAGTTGGGGCGCATTACTCAGTGATGGTGCCAACTCGATGGAAGTTTCTCCTTGGTTATTGATGTTTCCTGCCGGTTTCTTGGTGGTCACACTGTTTTGTTTCAACTTTATCGGCGATGGCTTACGTGATGCCCTCGACCCGAAAGATCGCTGA
- a CDS encoding ABC transporter ATP-binding protein has protein sequence MMTIDNQSAVQQNVLLDVKDLTVTFGTPDGDVTAVNALNFDLRAGETLGIVGESGSGKSQTAFALMGLLASNGRIGGSAKFNGREILNLPEKQLNRLRAEEISMIFQDPMTSLNPYMRVGEQLMEVLQLHKKMSKSEAFEESIRMLDAVKMPEARKRMRMYPHEFSGGMRQRVMIAMALLCRPKLLIADEPTTALDVTVQAQIMTLLNELKNEFNTAIIMITHDLGVVAGICNKVLVMYAGRTMEYGQARDVFYHPSHPYSIGLLNAVPRLDAEGESLMTIPGNPPNLLRLPKGCPFQPRCQYAMESCSTAPALEHFGDGRLRACYKPVGELV, from the coding sequence ATGATGACTATTGATAATCAGTCTGCTGTTCAGCAAAACGTTCTGTTGGATGTCAAAGACTTGACCGTTACATTCGGCACACCCGACGGTGATGTTACTGCGGTAAACGCGCTTAATTTTGACCTGCGCGCTGGTGAAACGCTGGGTATTGTGGGCGAGTCAGGTTCAGGTAAATCCCAAACAGCATTTGCATTGATGGGGCTGCTGGCCAGTAATGGTCGGATCGGGGGTTCGGCGAAGTTTAATGGCCGTGAGATCCTGAATTTACCCGAAAAGCAGTTGAACCGTTTACGGGCAGAAGAGATCTCGATGATCTTCCAAGACCCAATGACCTCCCTAAATCCTTATATGCGCGTGGGTGAGCAGCTAATGGAAGTGCTGCAATTGCATAAAAAGATGAGTAAGAGTGAGGCCTTTGAAGAGTCAATTCGCATGCTTGATGCGGTAAAAATGCCTGAAGCGCGTAAGCGTATGCGTATGTATCCGCATGAATTTTCAGGAGGAATGCGTCAGCGCGTGATGATAGCTATGGCGCTGCTGTGCCGCCCTAAGCTGTTGATTGCGGATGAACCGACAACAGCACTGGATGTGACTGTTCAGGCTCAAATCATGACGTTGCTAAATGAACTTAAGAATGAGTTCAATACGGCGATCATTATGATTACCCATGACCTTGGGGTGGTTGCCGGTATTTGTAATAAAGTCCTGGTGATGTATGCGGGGCGAACTATGGAATATGGTCAGGCTCGGGATGTGTTTTATCATCCAAGTCACCCTTATTCTATTGGTCTGCTGAATGCAGTACCTCGCCTTGATGCTGAAGGCGAATCTCTCATGACTATTCCGGGTAATCCACCCAATTTACTGCGCTTGCCGAAAGGGTGCCCATTCCAGCCTCGTTGCCAGTATGCAATGGAAAGCTGTAGCACCGCTCCAGCATTAGAGCATTTTGGTGATGGCCGTTTACGTGCCTGCTACAAGCCAGTAGGGGAATTAGTATGA
- the oppF gene encoding murein tripeptide/oligopeptide ABC transporter ATP binding protein OppF, giving the protein MNAMTEKKVLLEVADLKVHFDIQDGKQWFWQPSKTLKAVDGVTLRLYEGETLGVVGESGCGKSTFARAIIGLVKATSGSVAWLGKDLLNMSDAQWRETRSDIQMIFQDPLASLNPRMTIGEIIAEPLRTYHPKMPRQEVKDKVKAMMLKVGLLPNLINRYPHEFSGGQCQRIGIARALILEPKLVICDEPVSALDVSIQAQVVNLLQQLQREMGLSLIFIAHDLAVVKHISDRVLVMYLGHAVELGTYDEVYHNPQHPYTKALMSAVPIPDPDKERAKVIQLLEGGLPSPINPPSGCVFRTRCPIAGPECAKTRPLLEGSFRHAVSCLKVDPL; this is encoded by the coding sequence ATGAATGCCATGACAGAGAAAAAAGTATTGTTAGAAGTGGCTGACCTGAAAGTCCATTTTGATATTCAGGATGGTAAACAGTGGTTCTGGCAGCCGTCAAAAACCCTCAAAGCTGTCGATGGCGTTACCTTGCGTTTGTACGAAGGTGAAACCTTAGGTGTGGTGGGTGAGTCTGGTTGTGGTAAATCAACTTTTGCCCGCGCTATCATTGGTTTGGTGAAAGCAACTAGTGGTAGTGTGGCGTGGTTAGGTAAAGATTTACTTAACATGAGTGATGCGCAGTGGCGTGAGACGCGCAGCGATATCCAGATGATATTCCAGGACCCACTGGCATCATTAAATCCGCGAATGACTATCGGTGAAATCATTGCTGAACCACTGCGGACTTATCATCCCAAAATGCCGCGTCAGGAAGTTAAAGATAAAGTCAAAGCCATGATGCTGAAGGTGGGTTTACTGCCTAACTTAATCAACCGCTATCCTCATGAATTCTCGGGTGGTCAGTGCCAACGTATTGGGATTGCTCGCGCATTGATCCTTGAACCGAAACTGGTTATTTGCGATGAGCCGGTATCAGCATTGGATGTATCAATTCAGGCTCAAGTGGTAAACCTGTTGCAGCAATTACAACGTGAAATGGGGCTGTCACTGATTTTCATCGCACATGATCTGGCGGTGGTAAAACATATTTCTGACCGGGTATTAGTGATGTATCTGGGGCATGCGGTAGAGCTTGGCACTTATGATGAGGTTTACCATAATCCTCAGCATCCCTACACCAAAGCATTGATGTCGGCCGTACCTATCCCTGACCCAGATAAAGAAAGGGCAAAAGTGATTCAGTTGCTGGAGGGGGGGTTACCATCACCCATTAATCCGCCATCTGGCTGCGTTTTTCGTACTCGCTGCCCAATCGCTGGGCCAGAGTGTGCAAAAACCCGCCCATTATTGGAGGGGAGCTTCCGCCATGCGGTTTCTTGCCTGAAAGTGGATCCGCTATGA
- a CDS encoding HI1450 family dsDNA-mimic protein yields the protein MQMDLNNRLTEDETLEQAYDIFLELAGDNLDPADILLFNLQFEERGGAELFDPAEDWQEHVDFDVNPDFFAEVVIGLADSDGEEINDVFARVLLCREKDHKLCHILWKE from the coding sequence CTGCAAATGGACCTTAATAATCGCCTGACTGAAGATGAAACACTGGAACAGGCTTACGATATTTTTCTGGAACTGGCAGGTGATAACCTCGATCCAGCAGATATTTTACTGTTTAACCTTCAGTTTGAAGAGCGCGGCGGTGCTGAGTTATTTGATCCCGCCGAAGATTGGCAAGAACATGTCGATTTTGATGTAAATCCGGACTTTTTCGCCGAAGTTGTCATTGGTCTGGCTGATAGTGATGGTGAAGAGATAAACGATGTGTTTGCTCGTGTTCTACTGTGCCGAGAAAAAGATCATAAACTTTGCCATATCTTGTGGAAAGAGTAA